The DNA window TCTCTCCTGAATACATACTGGCCTTTATACCAAGAGCCTGCATGGATGAAAATAAACCTGGATTTGCAAAATAATTCTATTCAGTTGGTCGCAGAATCTACTACCGACTTTACCTATAATTTTAAAATGTCCAATGATTCTGTCTTCATCAATGAAAATGGCAGCAATAAACCTAGCTATATAGGTAATTTTAATAAAAACGAAGCTTCTTTTACTTTAAAAAGAACGTTCCAATATATAAAAAGGGTACCCAGAGAGGATAACGACGGGTTATTGATTACCCAAACTACGCTATTTGGAACCACAAAACCAGAAAACATTTTTGGAAAGGTTTTTAAGACTCCTTCAGAAATGACGAAATCAGAAGATCAGGTTTTATGGAGTAATATTGAGTATTATTATAAGGCCTTGTAGGTTCATTTTTGACACTAATATTCAAATAAAAACAAATCCCCGGAAAATAGATCTTCGGGGATTTGTTTTTATTACTGGGAAGTTTTATTTCTTCATAAATACTTTTTGAATGGTTGCACTTTCTTCTTTATTGAGCTTAGAAGCTTTTCCAAGTTTTGCAATGAAAGCAGAAACTTCTTCTGAAGTAGCCGGTGAACCTAAATTTTCGCCCTTAGCATTAAAAGAATCTGCAAGCACCTCACCTTTAGGATTAAGAACCAACCAGAAAGGTAGTCCGGCATTTTCACCCTTGTATTTATTCATCAATTCCTGTCCGCCCGGATTTTCAAGACTTTTCTTTTCACCTCTTTCCTGAACATCTACATAGGCAGTAACAAATCTTTTATTGAAAATAGGTTTGGTCTCCGGAAGATCCATATTCTTTTCCATCATTTTACACCATTTGCACCATGAAGCATGAAATACCAATAAGACATTTTTCTTGCTTGTTTTCGCTTCTGTAAGAGCCTTGTTGAGTACCACACTTGCTTTTTCCTGTGCCAGACTTAATTGAAAAAACAATAAAGCAGCCACGACAATAATTCTGGAATATTTCATTCGAATCTTTTTTATTTTATACGAATGTAGACATTTAGAAAGAAATACAATCATTAGGATATTTTAATTACTTTTAAATCAGCAATAACCCGATCATGTTTAAACCTCTTTCCAGCCTATTATTAACAGTTAATTTCTTATGGTTCAACGCTCAACTTTCTGACA is part of the Chryseobacterium lactis genome and encodes:
- a CDS encoding thioredoxin family protein, with product MKYSRIIVVAALLFFQLSLAQEKASVVLNKALTEAKTSKKNVLLVFHASWCKWCKMMEKNMDLPETKPIFNKRFVTAYVDVQERGEKKSLENPGGQELMNKYKGENAGLPFWLVLNPKGEVLADSFNAKGENLGSPATSEEVSAFIAKLGKASKLNKEESATIQKVFMKK